The Lathyrus oleraceus cultivar Zhongwan6 chromosome 5, CAAS_Psat_ZW6_1.0, whole genome shotgun sequence genome includes the window CTTCATCACATCCTCGACACTGTTTCTTGCTATGTGgatgtcatccacataaagcaTTAAAATAACAAGTGAACTTCTAGGTCAAAATCTTGAGTAGACATAGTGGTCGAACTGCCTCCTAGTGAAACCTATGGGTGACATGAATTTATCAAATCAACTATTCCATTGTCGGGGAGattgtttcagaccatataatGACCTATTAAGTTTGTACACATAATCCTCCTTGGCTCTTTTTGCATACCCTTTACGTTTCCATATTAGGATTTTTCCATCTAGATCACCATACAGGAAAACGACCTTCACATCAATCAGTTTAAGTTCTAGGTTGAACTTTTCCATCATGGCTAACAACATTTTAATTGATATATGCTTTACAATAGGTGAGAAGACATCATTGAAGTTGACTCCTTATTTTTGAGTGAACCCTTAGCAGCTAGCCTTGCCTTAAATTTCGTCGATATCACTCTTTTGATTCCTTCCTTAAccttgaaaatccacttacaacTGACTAACCTGTCCCCTACAGGTTTCTCAATCATCTCCCAAGTGTTATTATCATGAAGAgatttcatctcatcatccatggatTTCAGCCATTCATTCTTATTTCGACTCCTCATAGCTTCCTTGTAGTCTCTAGATTCTTCATCAAGAACCTCACTTGCAAAGATTAAGGAAAATGCTATGAGGACTGCATAACCAAGTCTCTAGGTTGGCTTGATGGCTCTCTTTGCCTTGCCTCTAGCCAATAGGTAGTCATTATCACTCTCCACATATTTATCATCACTTTGTTCTTCTTCTTCGACTTCATATGGGTTATGCAATTAAGCATCAATATGCTCCACCTCAACAGGAAACTCTTCATGTTCTTAATCTTCTTCAAAGATCTCTGTATTTCGACAAACATTGTCAGTTTTCTTGAACACCATTTCTGCTTCATTCAAAACCGTATCAAAACTTGTGATACACCTTTTCTGACCTAGTTCGAGGAACCACAACCTAGAGGCTTTAAATCCCTCAAGATAAACAAGGAACATGCATCTTGGAGCTCTTGGTTCAAATTAATCTTTCCTAATATAAGTAAAGTCAACATAACCAAATACTCCAAGTCTGTCGAGATTTGGTGGATGTCTCGACCAGACTTCTTTTGGTGTCTTCATACCCAAGGAAATTCAATAACACTTATTTATTAGGTATGTCGCAATCTCAACAACCTCAACCCAAAACACTTTCTTCAATCCAACACTGACCAACTGCATCTAACCATTTCCAAGATATTTCGATTGAATCTTTCAGCCAGGACATTTTGCTTAGGAGTACCTATTGCAGTTTTGTGCCTTGCAATACAAGATATACTACAATAATTGTCGAAAGTTATATTGTAGAACTAAAATTCATTGTCGGTCCTCAACCTTTTGACTTTCCTGCCAGTCTAATTTTTGACCAGAGTATTCTTacttttaaaattttcaaaattttcatccTTAGTCTTCTTAATGAATATTCATAACTTTCTAGAATAATAATCAATTATGGATAGAAAATATCTTGCACTTCAGTGTGAAGAACTTCTTGCAGGCCCCCAAATATCATCGTGAATGTAATCAAGagatccatgtgttctttgttttCCTTTGTTAAAGTACACTCTGCAAGCATTTCCAAACACACAAGGTTCACAGAATTCCAGCATTTCTACCCTGTCACCACAAAACAAATTTTGTTTCCCCAATTCGACCAAGAATCTTTCACTGACATGGCCAAATCTCACGTGTCATAGCTCTATCTCTGACACATGTTTTGTGGATGAAATATATGCTCAACCACTTACAACCTCAGTCGCAAGGGTATACAACCCTTGATTCTTGTTGTCTCTTAAGACTTCTTTCTACCCCTTAATGACTTTCAGGATACCTTTCTCTTAATTGAACACATATCCTTTCTTATCGAATTCACTAtgagaaatcaaatttctcttaagATCAGGTACATACCTGACACCAATCAACAACTTTATTGACTCATCACggagcttgaatctcacagaTGATGGTTTATGTTTCTTTCTTTCATTCAAGTCCTTCGAGTACAAGGCCgaatgaacttcttcaaaggtcagagactctcttccatacaagagattttctttgaagtgagcatgaGATCTTGGTCAAACGCATAATAGTAACAATGCTTGATCATCTCCATCAACATTGACATCGATATTCTCCAAATCAAGAATCAACTTGTTGAATATATCCAGCTGCTCAGCCAAgactttgtcttcactcatcttgaatgagTACAAATCTTGCTTCAGACAGAGATGGTTGACCAATAACTTGGTCATGTACAAACCTTCAAGTTTGTTCCATACACTActataaatattatattttacGATAAAACTTTCACCTCACCCAACAAAAAGCCGATGTAAAATTCCATGACGTGCTATATTATTTTTTTCCAATACATTATCATTTATTCCCTCGGCTCTAGAAAAAAAACAAGGGGTAAACTAATTCAGGGCACTTGCTTCGAGTCTTAGCAACTGCAacttttgtttttctttttctttaaaaatgACGTCTTTCTTCTTATTTaagattttattttattattaaatattcTATTCCCTCGGTTTCTCAAATATCTGAGGGGCATGATACCTAGATTTTACTAAGTTTTATCCTAAACTTAACTCACAAGTTCTTCTGCTTCATACTCTTAAACATCATTTTGTCTGATGGATTATGTGACATAATATTTTTTTTGGTTCTGTATTTTTGTTCTTCTTACACCAACCTTTAACAAATCATTTTTGGCTTTGTGTTTTTGTTCTTCTTATACCAGCTAATTATTATCAACGCTCAAGACACTGTCATTAGTTATCCGTGTGATACCTAAAAGACATCCATTCATAATCCTCATGCCACATTATAAAAGCATTATGAATATAAAAAATTTGTTATATAATTTTACTTTAATATTCTATGTAAACAATGCAATTTTTTGTGTAACCAATTTAATttgtaaacaatttaatttaatattttgtgtaaacaatgtaGTTTGTATTTTATAAAAAGATATTTCCCCCATTGATTTTAGGAATAAATCAAGAGGTATGTGACGctagttttgaaaatataaaaaatattatcGTGGAGGATCGAAATAATGACCATTTCAACTATCCCCTCATTTATTCAGAAATCGAGGGGTAAAGTGAAATTTCATGACGCCCTTCGTTACCTCTCTTCTATCACCGAGGTAAAATCCCATTTGCGTATGAGGTAACATGTGTTTTTTGTACTAGTGACACACCCGCTGTCGTCTTCTCCTTAGAGACCTGCCGGtgaaccttatcaccaaggccCAATATAATGACAATGTTGCATTTCTCGACCATCGTCATCTTCTCCTTCCCCGTTAGGGCAACATACATTCTTTCTGATCCTTTCCGCTCTCACACACCTTGCTGAACAAGAAGATATTGCATCTTCAAGCGCCACAATCTGAAATCATTCACACTGGTGaatttctcaatctcatacttctttgATGACATCTTGATTCACACTCACCACACCAGTTTTTTTAGATAAACGATGTCTAACGCATCAAATCTATGAGAAAGAGAGGGTTCTTGAACTATCAAGAAAACGATTTAATTCAATTCAAAAAAATTGAGAAGATAAGAGAGAAAGAGAGACGAAGCAAAGTAGGTTATAACGGTTTATTTTCTATTCACTTTCTCATTTAGAGTTAACGAATTATAAGTAAATAACAACCAACCTCTCTTGAACAACGTGAGAGAGCAACCTTTTTATAGACTAATAGCCTATATATGTTATCTATGATGATAACTCTCATATATGACATACATAGCTATTACACAATAAAATACATAAAACAATTTCGATTATTACATGTAGAACAGACTTCGACTATAACATGCTCATCACAGTCAAACCATGAAGTTACCGTTGTTGAAACTAAAGTTTGACCCAAATATTCCAGATACAATGATGTGTACCCCTATTGAAGACTTGAAGTACATAATAAGATCCATCAATTTAGTCTCTTATTTTATAGATTTTCTAAgtattttttaattatttattgatTAGCAAGAGTTAACGTAAACATATGCAAACGTATAATTAACAAGAATCAAAACCTTCACTCATGTACATTTATCAATTCTGGATTATATATCTTGAAAATAACAAAAAAGTAAAATATGGTTACTTAGCATTCACAACAACACACTCATTAATCACTAATTGACAAGGTGTAGATTGAATTAGTATTAATAATTCACTCAATCTTGCTTCCTCAACTTGCTGTAAAACCTTTTTATGAAATCTTCTGCAGCCTTATCAATTTGGTTGTCCTTCTCATCATCATCTCTCAAAGGAAATGGAGAGTCAGTCACCCTGATCAATTGCCTCACTGCAGACAATGCTGGAGATGCTTCTACAATGGCTTGATCATTGTTTAGCATATTTAGAATTGTATTCATTGCGCTCATAGTCATCGCCTCATCATGCGATGTAGAAAGTGCCTGAGTGAAAGTGAAGGAGTTGTGGGAGCGGCAGCATGAGGTGGAGCCTTGGTGGTGATGATGGAACATTAAGTTAGCAATGGCTTTTCCAGCAAGCTTGCGGCGGCGTTTGAGCATCATGTTTAGATCCTTCATTAATTTTCCCTTTGATAATTTTTTTCTCAACATGAAGAAGGCCACACGGACTATACTCCAAACTCTCTTTGATATCACTGGTACATTGTTTTCCATGATTTATTTTTTAATGAAATTATTCTTTTCCTGTAACAGTTTATGAGAGTGAGTTTGGGAGAAAGAGAGATGAAGAAATGGATTTGATTTGAGGACAAGAGAGAGACAAGTGTGATGAAGATATATATAGTGAGGAAAGGCAAAGGAAAATGAGAAATGAATATTGAATATGAAAATTATTTGGAAAAGGTTATGCTTTTTTGGAGAGGACAAAAGCTAGAAGTGCTTTACTCACTCGGTATCTTAAGATTGGTGGTTATCTAAATGTGACAATTTTACTACACTAAacattattttaaatataaaCACTTGATAGGAGCACTTTTCATTTAACGTATCTTGCCAACTTATTTGATAGCTTAATTTACAAAAAAGACTTATTTTACAATCAGTTTTAAAATACGTGACAGAGGATTCACTTATAATGTGAGAATAAAATATAAAACATAGCCATATCTGTTCAATATTTGGATCTAAATTAGCCTTGAATATATTTTTCTCATATTTGCTTTTCTTACTAAACAGTCATTATATTTGTCTTTAGAATCTAGATTAACTCTTGGTTAAAAATGCCCCTATCTAGTTAGTGGATAACACATGATATCAatgttggtgcaaaggtagactgaaagatgaatattctattaagagaatgacggctacaaaacatgataaaagttacaatgattgtcaccctatttataagctaaaactagggttactagaataggataaaatactaaaataccctctaacaaacttaggggctaagaaaataatataattaataaatatgaattacttctaataccatcccttaattcatattccatcaaaacttgtaacaccaatttcatcccttaatctgaggaattgatcagtcttgatagctttcgtcagagCATCTGCtaactgtttctgagtgctgcagtgtacaacttctaacactcccctctgaacttgatgtctcagaaaatgatacttggtctcaatgtgcttgcttctcccatgcaacacggggtttctggcaagattgattgcagacttgttgtcaatcatcagcttcagaggtttgtttactttaatcttcagatcctgcaatagattcagaatccacacagcttggcatgcagtaacagcgcctgcaatgtattcagcttcacaagttgacaacgccacaacaggttgcttcttggaacaccaagaaatgggacctcccagaaatttgaataagtacccagacgtacttcttctgtcaactctgtctccacaccaatcagaatctgaataactcagaagttctgactcatcctttcttccagaaggaaataatactccatacttcagagttcccttgatatacctcagaatcctgactgcagcttggtaatgggaccacttaggtttactcatgaacctactaaccatcccaactaaatagcaaatatcaggtctggtattgcacaaatacctcagagaaccaaccaactgtttgaaggttgtagcgtccacatcctttccatcagagtcagaatccagtttctgatttgtatcagaaggtgtgacagcaatcttacaattctccagttcaaatctcttcagaagttctaattcatacttgagctgatgcaaaataatacctttctcagagtatctgaattccatccctagaaagtatgtcattttgcctagatcagtcatttcgaattcattcatcagaactttcttgaacttggctatctcctgttcagaacttccagtcagcagtatatcatcaacatataaacataccagagtcatatttccttcaggagtatgctgaacatagacaccgtactccatctcacatttctgaaagccttgcctcttgaaaaatgaatcaatcttcagattccaagctctgggcgcttgtttcaatccatatagagctttgtataatctgtacaccatcccttcctgattctttttcccaaatccaggaggttgtgacacgtaaacttcttcttctaatggaccgttcagaaatgcagattttacatctaaatgcatcagaggccaattcctgttagcagctattgcaatcaccattctgattgtttcatgtcttgctacaggtgcaaacacttcagagtaatccagcccaggtttctgtagaaattctctggctaccaatcttgctttatgtttgccaattgaaccatctggctttaacttctgcttgaaaacccatctgacgctgatggctttcttgtcttttggaagttctgtcagcttccaagtcttgtttctctctatagcatcaagttcttctttcatggcattcagccagagcttctgcttaagagcctcttctgtacttatgggttcagagtctactaacatggcacactgaataacttctccttcagagtctacttcagtgtcttgcagcatgtcaaattttgcatatcttctggggatgtttctgattctttgtggtctctgaacttgttcagagtcttgagcttcagagtttctagcttcagatggttgacttcctccagagctttgaccatcttcaggggctgacatatttccagagtctgaattgccaccagaatctggattaccatcagagtctgggtcatcagagtctgaatcatcagagtcaccttcatcttctgagtcttctccagagtcagaatcactatcagaatcagaatcaatgtcagagtttactccaacttcagaagttcttaactctgacctttcttcagaagttctaacatcagaatcagattgagacttatcccaattccaaacttctgattccttcacaatcacatctctgctgaattcaattttattggtttctggacaatagagcttgtatgcacctgtactgtggtaccctatcagaatcatcactttgcttctatcatccagcttctgtcttctggcttctggaacatgtttatagcaaacagaaccaaacaccttcagatgactaacactttgcttatctccagtccacttctgtattggaactatttccttcaacttcttcgtaggacatcggttgagtacatacgttgcagtggcaacagcttctccccagagcttctgaggaagcttcttctcctttagcatgcttctcaccatatcaagcaaagtgcggtttcttctttcagcaagaccattgtgttgaggggtataaggagcagtaacctcatgctcaattccattctcctcacagaacttctggaactctttggagttatactcacctccaccgtcagttctaagaatcttcaacttctgaccactctgattctcagccttcattctgaacttcttgaattcatcaaacacctcgtgtttaaacttaataagggatacccatgtcattcttgtgaattcatcaacaaataacacaaagtatttattccctccaatcgatgctactggaaatggaccacacacatcagaatgtacaactcccaaggcatgttttgctcttggagcagtttctgacgcaaatggcaatcgtggttgttttccttccatgcaaactttgcatgacttttcaggcttcttaattgcaggaattccatgtaccaacttctttgaattcagatgttttaagcttctgaaattcaaatgaccaaatcttctgtgccacagctcactctccttctcagcacttgttgcactaagacattctgagtctgcagttctgacattcaccttgaatgttctattccttccctgttctgactccataatcaacttctgattgcagtcatacagcttcagaagattgtccttcatggtaactgaaaaacctttctcaattaattgtcctacactcatcagattgcttctgatgtcaggtacataccacacgttctgaatcaatgctgttttcccattgttcagaatcactctgacatttcccataccttctgcattaagatatttgtcatcagcacatctgatctttgtcctcttttcagagtcaaagtcaaccagccatttcttgtttccagtaagatgatttgaacagccagtgtccatataccaccagtctatcagatccatatcatcagattcagaggccatcaatagcacagattcgtcatcagaacttctggctatatttgcttcttctgattttctctccttgtttgaccaacagtctctagcaaaatgaccaaacttcttacagcagtaacattggattttcttcttgtcatacttctcttttcccttctgggcattcttttgtctatcagaggttgagctttctgacttctgaccaccatcagatcttctcctggcttctgactgcttctgatacctcctatcagaagttgctttcagagcctgctgctctacttccctttcagagGTTCTCTCAGttaaacgcaactcttgcgcttctagactgctctgcagctcttcaattctcatggtgctcagatctttggaatgttctattgctaccacaatgtaatcaaattgacaggtaagggatctcaataccttctccatgattgtttcttcagaaagagtttctccacacgctttcatctcattagtgatcagaatcactctggagatgtattcagaaactttctcattattcttcatgttgagattctcatattgttttctcaaggactgaagcttcacctttttcactgatgcgtcaccaccataacatctaaccagtgtgtcccacgcagcctttgctgtcgttgaatctgcagtcttctcaaacacatttacatcaacacattgatgaatgaagaacaatgctttctgatccttcttccttacttccttctgcgcgtttttctgttcatccgtcgcatctgctgctaccggaacataaccatcagtgacaagatctagaacatcttgagcaccgaacagtacacgcatttggatcatccaacgattccagtttttaccgtcaaataccggaagtttggtgttcatgttgccgtttccgttcatctttctaccttgcacagtacactcagatttctcacacagtgtttcccaacccacagaattaaaattctgatcagattttgttcaagattcaacacgaatctaagaatcaaaatcaaacacacaagacctcacgttcactcgtgtttcccgtgtttcccaatgaatccgaaccggagctctgataccaattgttggtgcaaaggtagactgaaagatgaatattctattaagagaatgacggctacaaaacatgataaaagttacaatgattgtcaccctatttataagctaaaactagggttactagaataggataaaatactaaaataccctctaacaaacttaggggctaagaaaataatataattaataaatatgaattacttctaataatCAACTCTATAATTTGCCATGTACACTGACCCTCCtatttctttttggctttttaaTCACTTTTTTGGGGGACAATTATAGGGTTCTATCTGAAATTTGGATAACAATGCCTATTCTGGATAATCTCAACTTTGCAGTACAACAACTATATACATCATAGTAACAGCTTTCAACAAAGGTCTCAGAAGAGAAAAGTTTGTATAGCATACATTGCATCTATATAATCTATAATGTTATCCATTTTTTAGCATCTTTTCTCTAGATAGGGTTGGTTCAATGATGTCTAAATAAAATTTTTGATGAGGCCCTTTTAAAATTAATTTTCTCTcttcaaaataattttttattttgtatCTTTTTAGTCATTAGATGAAGCACGCATGTATACATTATGTTCGGTAAAAATTTTATAATCAATTTTATTTATCTTTCAAGATGCGTCAAAATATTGTTGAAGATGATGCTCTAAAAAATCGACAAACAATAAATATACTGTTTTTTTAGAATTTCCCGTGGAAATATATCCGTAGATATACATGCAGATTTTGTTTCAACTTCAAtaaaaaaaattttaaataaaataatatttttgtaTAAAAGCTTAATAGATTTTAATATTTTCTAAAATTAATGATAGACTTTATTTAAATttatcaaaattaatttttattcatttttaagctttaaattcaaacttattttctttaAGATGATTTTATTACATATTAGTCTCATTTAATACAAAATTTTTAAAGATTTCATAATTGTTATAAGAGtatttgaaaaatatttataaaattagaATGAAATTTTCAATCCCTACTTGTTCTATTTTACTAATTAtttgttctctctctctctctatatatatatatatatatatatatatatatatatatatatatatatatatatatatataatatatatattatgatTATGATGATTCAACTTGTTCATGTGAATTTCATGTACAAATTGGCCACATAGAATGGTTTTCTCCATTCATAAAAAGACATCTAAATAAATACCACTTAATATTTCTTATATCCATAGCCATACAACTTGTAAGGAACTATTAGATTGTTTATCACCATGAATTGTATTTTCATAATATCAGATAGTTTAAAGATGTATGTCACCCTCACATGATTTATCTCATCTAGGACATTTTTAAATTTCAATTCATTTATTTccattttataaaaaaattctCCATCCATCCTTTTAGCTACGTTTTATCCTTAGCTCGTAAGTGATAGATAAGTCAGAATCGATGTTTAATTATCTTTCTTTCAAGAAAAATATTATAATATGTTATTCACATTTAAATTTGATTATATctaattttttaaataaattataataaataataatatacTTTAACTAGATTGATCATCGGGTTGAATGTTTCGTATGTATAATATTAATTCAAAATTAAACAATATCTTGACCAAAAAATATagtatataattaaaaaatttaaatatcTAAACAAGACAAGTACAATTTTTTTTATCAGAATCAAGTTTAAACTTTGATCAATATAAGCTTGCAATTCATTAATTAGGACTTTACATCTTCACTTTAAAATTACACATAGATTATCTATGTCAATAGTAACCTATGAAAGAAAACACTATATAACACTTTCATGTTTCAATAATCTACCTTTCTTTTATGTCAAATATGACTATTTTTTTTTAGTTTACTCATATCATAATATCAATTATCTTAATAATAGTAATCACATTGAAGAGCGTGATTAATTCAATAAAGCAGTTAATCagaatttttaaaattttaaatgtggcatttaaaaaaaataatattgGAATATAACAAACCATATGTAATTCACAATAAATTAAATTATCATGTTTGTTTTAActtaaaaatatttaaattttctctttgtattttcaaaaataagtttttagaaaacattttttaaaaattataaattttatttaatttatttttctaATTTGAAAGATTAAATTAGACATTTTATAGCATTAATATACACTATTGAAGATTTTAATATAGTGaaaatcacaatttttttaaaaaattatattcCAAAAGTGATTATTATGAAcatttaaaatagttttaaaattaaataattatttttaaaattttgatatccaaaaatgaaatatttaaaataactattcaaattaaattttcttttgaattttttataaaaaaaaattcttaacTCTTTTTACGTATCATATTACATAAAAAAACATTATTCTAACCATAGCTAAAGTTTTGAATAAAAGAGTGAATTTACTTGTAAATATAACAAAACGTTGGAAACTTCCTGGGAGCTATAGCTAGAAAGTGATCTCTCACATCAATCTCCCACAAACCTTAATTCACATTTTCAAGTTTCAATCAAATACTTCACTTTATGGGCTGCCACTTTTCATTATTATAACTCAAGACATTTTTCATattaaaataattggaaaaacagTTTTTTAATCAATTTGAataaagaaaaagagaaaaagaagagTGTGCGTGGGAGGAAAAAAAAGGAAAAGTTGAGAAAGGCAACAAAATTTGGGAGTGTCCGTCCAGCTGGTGGAATCATATTAGGACAGTGAAGTACAATCAACCAATTGTTTGTCATATACCTAAATATTTTCAAATCTCCATACTAAAATAATTAGGCAAAAAGATAACAGTTTAAATATATCAACTCTGGATAATATAGATTCTTTTTTAAATAACCAtaattttcataataaattctaaaatattttttttaaaaatatttttttataaaataatcACCTTTTAAAACAGATGCGCATCCATTTTCCATAATGAGGAGGTGCCACCTTTAGTGGCGCATGCATTAACTTGTTCATGAGGATGGGTCAATGCCTATGGCGCCTGCTTGTTGCATGTGGTGTATGCACCAATTCATCTCACGCATACACCCttgtattattattttttaatttttaattttatttattatttatttattttttatgtatttattaaataataaaaaataatataaaaataataattttacATGATATAATAAATGTTACATGGGATTGAGAAAAATTTAATGACCGACCCGATCGaaacgtccccctgttccacattCAGGTGCGTTAGCTTGTCTTTGtggtctcccacgattttcctgaggtgtgTGGGGTCTTTGCGTGTTGATCTGATCGAATGATGACTGGTGTGAAGGTCTGACGGAtgttccagcggtatttgacagatgtgtcatcatttgttcccaatatccggagggactctggccaacggcgcttccgtaatggagttcggtgcccatgttaTCGTAGTTAAGTCGATGGGGTTCGGTGGATTTTGGACGGTATAGTTGCCtgaattgggacattgaatcgttttggaaacgaagcaatggttcctggggtgtattatagttaaacaatggttgtgTGTTTTGGTAATGAGATGTTtgagtggtcattggtggggggctacgatgaagtgacccatatgaatcatctggcCTATAGACGGTTTTCGTTGAagcgtatggttgttggtgggtagTGTTT containing:
- the LOC127087442 gene encoding uncharacterized protein LOC127087442 → MENNVPVISKRVWSIVRVAFFMLRKKLSKGKLMKDLNMMLKRRRKLAGKAIANLMFHHHHQGSTSCCRSHNSFTFTQALSTSHDEAMTMSAMNTILNMLNNDQAIVEASPALSAVRQLIRVTDSPFPLRDDDEKDNQIDKAAEDFIKRFYSKLRKQD